TTATTGGTTCTAGTTCGACATCTTTGGTCAATAGCAGGGGTTCACTGTAACTTGAAGCAAAACCTACCATGCTGGTCAACACTCTATAAGTGCCATGAGGAATATCAGAAAAAATAAATTTTCCGGAATCTTCTGATACAGCACCTTTGACAAAACTTGAATCAAGACTTTTGAGTAAAATGATACTGGCATAGCTGAGAGGCCCACCATCAGAGCCGCTTATTTGACCGCTGACACGATACAGGGATTGCCCTGTCAATGCAAA
Above is a genomic segment from Saprospiraceae bacterium containing:
- a CDS encoding carboxypeptidase regulatory-like domain-containing protein; this encodes FALTGQSLYRVSGQISGSDGGPLSYASIILLKSLDSSFVKGAVSEDSGKFIFSDIPHGTYRVLTSMVGFASSYSEPLLLTKDVELEPIKCQNRKRLQK